One window of the Entelurus aequoreus isolate RoL-2023_Sb linkage group LG18, RoL_Eaeq_v1.1, whole genome shotgun sequence genome contains the following:
- the LOC133633755 gene encoding B-cell receptor CD22-like isoform X2 yields the protein MSIRQRGRRSLLPLDFFECHDHLLFATCRRSHFYLFTYSNMSLKTGFVVLLLCMPGLLSAEWGGTYTEEEICAIKGSTVTLQCSFKFPPTEGGREIKVKKTFWFTKDPKEDLRLDPQYFGRIQSECHGNICSLTITDVRRSDEYKFRFTTDHSGGGYSVTPGVKVTVIDLKVQKVPKYSNWFDLKCVSNTCSPWSPSSYVWYKNGEEIQNAKSQVYTVWYDSTDSYSCAVRGHEQAVSPPECAYWSCNKVVYDKRHICAIQGSSVDIECEYTSYRNTLTHFWFRTDSSHSGNPSMTEDPRYELPSETSGKSTLRIKDVRQSDSAEYRFKFTTSYGFEWSSILPGITLTVTAVQVQVMSVTVEDSHLVAQMLCHTSCLPEAPLSFVWQQNGEDIKHETKVEVTLSPGDYITCAAQQHQHISISPLLYVLKRPSVSLSDTGDILEGRPLTLTCNIHNFNYSSATVDYCWYKKKKNVSSDEEVLSKGRQLVFKSIKSSDSAKYLCTVENQLGKKTSEPVFIDVQYPPRSLSLSVSPSGVIVEGQSVNLTCSSDANPPPSYTWYKDRQTLTQTLQKHYSFTSIRPEDAGTFHCMSENKHGRVNSSTVVIDVQFQRGCRLWRGFNPGTERSGLFPSPLHHIQRRSGLRQHHASYAPQTLGGGVGRRRGVRHSQKSVRAG from the exons ATGTCAATAAGGCAAAGAGGAAGACGGTCACTTCTTCCTCTCGATTTCTTTGAATGTCATGATCACCTCCTCTTTGCGACCTGTAGACGCTCACATTTCTACCTTTTCACTTACTCCAATATGAGTCTGAAGACCGGGTTTGTGGTCCTCCTTCTCTGCATGCCAG GGCTGCTCAGTGCTGAGTGGGGGGGGACCTACACTGAGGAGGAGATCTGTGCAATTAAAGGATCCACTGTGACGCTTCAGTGCTCCTTTAAGTTCCCGCCCACAGAAGGCGGGCGTGAGATCAAAGTCAAGAAAACATTTTGGTTCACCAAAGATCCAAAGGAAGATCTGAGACTGGACCCTCAGTACTTTGGTAGGATACAGTCTGAGTGTCATGGCAACATCTGCAGTCTGACCATCACAGACGTGAGACGGAGTGACGAGTACAAGTTTAGATTCACAACTGACCATTCCGGAGGAGGGTACAGCGTCACGCCTGGTGTCAAAGTGACCGTCATTG atctGAAAGTACAAAAAGTGCCAAAGTACTCGAATTGGTTTGATCTGAAGTGTGTCAGCAACACTTGCAGTCCTTGGTCTCCTTCTTCATACGTCTGGTATAAGAATGGAGAGGAAATCCAAAATGCAAAGTCCCAAGTGTACACAGTATGGTATGACTCCACAGACAGTTACTCCTGTGCTGTAAGAGGACACGAGCAAGCTGTGTCTCCTCCAGAGT GTGCGTACTGGTCATGTAACAAGGTGGTTTACGACAAGAGACACATCTGTGCCATCCAAGGATCATCAGTGGACATTGAATGTGAATACACGAGCTATAGAAATACCCTGACACATTTCTGGTTCCGTACAGATTCTAGTCACTCGGGGAACCCCTCCATGACTGAAGACCCTCGGTATGAATTACCTTCAGAGACTTCTGGAAAAAGCACACTGAGAATAAAAGATGTGAGGCAGAGTGATTCTGCTGAGTACCGCTTCAAATTCACCACTTCTTATGGTTTTGAATGGAGCAGTATTTTACCTGGAATCACCTTGACAGTAACAG CTGTGCAGGTGCAGGTGATGTCAGTCACAGTTGAAGATTCTCACCTTGTTGCACAAATGTTGTGTCACACAAGCTGCCTTCCAGAAGCTCCTTTGTCTTTTGTGTGGCAGCAGAATGGAGAGGATATAAAGCATGAAACCAAAGTAGAAGTCACCTTGTCACCTGGAGACTACATCACCTGTGCTGCACAACAACATCAACATATCAGCATCTCTCCTCTCCTGT ATGTTCTGAAAAGACCCTCAGTGTCTCTGAGTGATACTGGTGACATATTGGAGGGTCGTCCACTGACACTGACCTGCAACATCCACAACTTCAACTACTCCTCAGCAACAGTTGATTACTGCTggtacaagaagaagaagaatgtgtCTTCAGATGAGGAAGTCCTCAGTAAAGGTCGACAACTGGTCTTCAAGTCCATCAAGTCTTCAGACTCAGCAAAGTATTTGTGTACTGTGGAGAACCAGCTGGGGAAGAAGACATCAGAACCCGTCTTCATTGATGTCCAAT ATCCTCCCAGGTCGTTGTCTTTGTCCGTCAGTCCGTCTGGTGTCATTGTTGAGGGACAGTCGGTGAATCTGACCTGCAGCAGCGATGCTAACCCGCCCCCCAGCTACACCTGGTACAAGGACCGCCAAACTCTAACCCAAACACTCCAAAAACATTACAGTTTCACCTCCATCCGTCCTGAAGATGCCGGAACATTCCACTGCATGTCTGAGAATAAACATGGACGTGTCAACTCTTCAACAGTCGTCATAGACGTCCAAT